The following is a genomic window from Desulfovibrio desulfuricans DSM 642.
ACAGAAGCCCTGATTTTGCCTTCAACACTGGAAACTCCCGGTCTCGCAGCGTTGGAAGCCGCCGCTGCCGGATGCCGCATTGCCGTTACGCAGGAAGGTTGCACGCGTGAATATTTCCGAGATTTTGCCGAATACATGAACCCATACGACACCACAAGCATTTGCCATGCCGTACAAACTGCGGTGAATTCACCCCGAAGGCCGGAATTTTCCACATTTGTAAAAGAGCATTACACGTGGAAGCATGCCGCCCAACAACTGATTGCCGTATACAACAACGTATTGGCCACACGAGGATAGAAAAGGCACAAAAACATGAGCGCAAAACCAGTACTTGCCCTTGTGGGCACACGCCCCGAAGCCATAAAGATGGCTCCTATCATTTTGCGCCTCCAACAGTCAGCCGTGTTCCAACCTGTTATCTGCTCTACAGGGCAGCATAGAGAAATGCTGAACCAGGCTCTGGCCGATTTCAACATCCATCCCGATATAAATCTGACTGTCATGCAAGAAGAGCAAACGCTCACAGGCCTCGCCGGCAGGTTGTTTCTTAGGCTCGAGAAAATGCTTAGCGATGTATCCCCCGCCTGTATTCTTGTGCAAGGCGATACAACAACCGCCTATGCAGGTGCAGTAAGTGGTTTTTACACAAAAATTCCGGTGGGGCACGTAGAAGCAGGTCTTCGTTCGGGCGACATGTATGCTCCCTATCCCGAAGAATTCAATCGCAGGGCCATAAGCTTGGCTGCTACATGGCATTTTGCTCCAACCCAAGGCGCAGCAAACAATCTGCTTCAAGAAGGGGTCGCGGCTGATAGAGTTCTCATTTCCGGCAATACCGTGGTTGATGCGTTGATGTACATGCGGGCTGTGATCAGGCAGACACCGCCGCCGCTGCCCCCAGTTATCGAAGACATTTTGCGAGCTAATGCCCCGTATGTGCTTATTACTGCGCATCGCAGAGAAAATTTTGGGCAAGGAATGGAAGACATTTGTTCGGCCATTGAATCGTTGGCTCACTTGCACCCGAACTGTTTTTTCATCTACCCAGTTCACCTCAATCCACAAGTACGAAAAATTGTGGAGCAACGCCTGTCAAATCTTCCAAATGTAATACTAACTGAACCATGCGGGTACCGCCCTTTTTTACGCCTTCTGGATAATTGCCTATTCGTTTTGAGTGATTCCG
Proteins encoded in this region:
- the wecB gene encoding non-hydrolyzing UDP-N-acetylglucosamine 2-epimerase, whose translation is MSAKPVLALVGTRPEAIKMAPIILRLQQSAVFQPVICSTGQHREMLNQALADFNIHPDINLTVMQEEQTLTGLAGRLFLRLEKMLSDVSPACILVQGDTTTAYAGAVSGFYTKIPVGHVEAGLRSGDMYAPYPEEFNRRAISLAATWHFAPTQGAANNLLQEGVAADRVLISGNTVVDALMYMRAVIRQTPPPLPPVIEDILRANAPYVLITAHRRENFGQGMEDICSAIESLAHLHPNCFFIYPVHLNPQVRKIVEQRLSNLPNVILTEPCGYRPFLRLLDNCLFVLSDSGGIQEESPSFGKRVLVMRDRTERPEGVEAGFCRLVGASKNNIITAAEELFVLSASTGLPGANPYGDGNAAERIVTQLEKNLIGNIEAATCPL